From one Lycium ferocissimum isolate CSIRO_LF1 chromosome 7, AGI_CSIRO_Lferr_CH_V1, whole genome shotgun sequence genomic stretch:
- the LOC132064136 gene encoding nitrate regulatory gene2 protein — protein sequence MGCTASKLDNEDTVRRCKDRRRLMKEAVYARHHLASAHSDYCRSLRITGSALSSFAAGEPLSVSDHTPAVLLHTSSNTTTTPPPPPRIHIPKPPPPAFTPMTSSPTIASSKLPHILSASSVSSHNHRQQPLQQKKPVKLPHILSGSSLNSYNEDYNYTYDAKANSNYSGTPSQASSVWNWENFYPPSPPSSEYFERINKKNNSANDEDDDKASSYSQYSQHLYHHEQSVHGKSNKQFDFFDTDSVKDEILTNGSVKNQKNVGENKQNYAAHNWESEAEREEVQCSEWEDHDHDHYSTTSSSDDDEEEQNDEIRSGFGPTRANFGSTASVKNEEGSNINVNAKSFSGKKSDKMSSEDGGSSSMSWGNNGNGKVEMVSDTSMVVRHKDLAEIVAAIKEYFDKTASAGEQVSEMLETGRAQLDRSFKQLRKTVYHSSGVFSTISSTWSSKPPLAVKYRFEPSSIDEGGQKSLCSTLERLLAWEKKLYQEVKAREGVKIEHEKKLATLQSQEGRGDDGAKLDKTKASINRLQSLMVVTSQAVSTTSSAIIGLRDSDLVPQLVELCHGFMYMWKSMNQFHEVQNDIVQQVRGLINRATNGQSTSDLHRQATLDLESAVSAWHSSFCRLIKFQRDFIRSLHGWFKLTLVSVHGEPTNGNRDSSDSFMFCDEWKLALDRIPDTVASEAIKSFINVVHSIYVKQTEELKIKKRTESASKELEKKASSVRSIERKYYNSYSMVGIGLPEMGPDNGNVLDTRDPLAEKKAELAASQRRVEDEMVKHSRAVEVTRAMTLNNIQTGLPGVFQAMTSFSSLMTEALEAVCTSSYSIK from the exons ATGGGTTGCACGGCGTCAAAGCTAGATAACGAAGACACAGTCCGTCGGTGTAAAGACCGACGTCGTTTAATGAAAGAAGCCGTTTACGCTCGCCATCACTTAGCCTCGGCTCACTCTGATTACTGCCGTTCTCTTCGTATCACCGGCTCGGCTCTCTCTTCCTTCGCCGCCGGTGAACCTCTCTCCGTTTCCGATCACACCCCCGCCGTGCTCCTCCACACATCCTCCAACACCACaaccacccctccaccaccgcCACGTATTCATATCCCAAAACCACCGCCACCGGCGTTTACTCCGATGACGTCATCACCGACGATAGCATCTTCAAAGCTCCCTCATATACTCTCTGCTTCTTCTGTTTCCTCTCATAATCACCGTCAACAGCCGTTACAGCAGAAAAAACCCGTTAAACTGCCGCATATTTTGTCTGGGTCAAGTTTGAATTCGTATAATGAGGATTACAATTATACGTATGATGCGAAGGCGAATTCGAATTATTCGGGTACTCCTTCACAGGCTTCATCTGTTTGGAACTGGGAAAATTTCtatcctccttctcctcctAGTTCTGAGTATTTTGAACGTATCAACAAGAAAAACAATTCGGCaaatgatgaggatgatgataaGGCATCATCTTATTCACAATACTCTCAGCATCTTTATCATCATGAGCAATCAGTTCATGGGAAATCGAACAAGCAATTCGATTTTTTCGATACTGATAGTGTTAAAGATGAGATTTTGACAAATGGGTCTGTCAAGAATCAGAAAAATGTTGGTGAAAACAAGCAGAACTATGCAGCTCATAACTGGGAAAGTGAAGCTGAGAGAGAAGAAGTACAGTGTAGTGAGTGGGAAGATCATGATCATGATCATTACAGTACTACTTCTTCGtctgatgatgatgaagaggaGCAAAATGATGAGATAAGATCTGGGTTTGGGCCAACCCGGGCGAATTTCGGGTCTACTGCTTCAGTCAAGAATGAAGAAGGTTCTAATATTAATGTGAATGCGAAGAGTTTTTCAGGGAAGAAATCTGATAAGATGTCGTCGGAGGATGGAGGGTCGTCGTCGATGAGTTGGGGGAATAATGGAAATGGGAAAGTGGAAATGGTTTCTGATACAAGTATGGTGGTGAGGCATAAGGATTTAGCAGAGATTGTTGCTGCCATTAAGGAATACTTTGATAAAACTGCTTCTGCTGGTGAGCAGGTGTCTGAGATGTTGGAAACAGGTCGAGCTCAGCTCGATCGCAGCTTTAAGCAGTTGAGGA AAACTGTGTATCATTCAAGTGGAGTATTTAGTACCATAAGCTCCACCTGGTCTTCAAAACCTCCATTGGCGGTCAAGTATCGTTTTGAACCTAGTTCTATTGATGAAGGTGGTCAAAAGAGTCTTTGTTCCACCTTGGAGCGACTCTTGGCATGGGAAAAGAAACTATATCAGGAAGTAAAG GCCAGGGAAGGGGTTAAAATTGAGCATGAAAAGAAGTTGGCAACATTACAGAGCCAGGAAGGCAGAGGTGATGACGGAGCCAAGTTGGACAAAACCAAGGCCTCAATAAATAGGTTGCAGTCACTGATGGTGGTCACATCGCAGGCTGTTTCCACTACGTCCTCTGCCATTATTGGTCTAAGAGACTCTGACCTTGTCCCACAGCTTGTTGAACTTTGTCATGG ATTCATGTACATGTGGAAATCCATGAACCAGTTTCATGAAGTTCAGAATGACATTGTGCAGCAGGTGCGCGGCCTCATCAATAGAGCAACTAATGGTCAATCGACATCCGACCTACACCGGCAGGCAACACTTGACCTTGAGTCTGCTGTATCTGCATGGCACTCGAGTTTTTGTCGCCTGATAAAATTTCAAAGGGACTTTATCCGCTCTCTTCATGGTTGGTTCAAGCTCACCCTTGTATCTGTCCATGGTGAGCCAACTAATGGCAACAGGGACTCTTCAGATTCATTTATGTTTTGCGATGAATGGAAGCTAGCGCTTGACCGTATTCCTGACACTGTTGCATCAGAAGCTATCAAAAGCTTCATAAATGTTGTCCATTCGATATATGTGAAACAAACGGAGGAGCTGAAGATAAAAAAGCGGACTGAATCTGCATCGAAGGAGCTTGAGAAAAAGGCTTCAAGTGTTAGGAGCATTGAAAGGAAGTATTACAACTCTTATTCCATGGTTGGCATTGGACTACCTGAGATGGGACCTGATAATGGTAATGTCTTGGATACACGAGACCCTCTGGCTGAGAAAAAGGCTGAGCTTGCAGCTAGCCAACGGCGTGTAGAAGATGAGATGGTGAAGCACTCTAGAGCAGTGGAGGTAACCAGAGCGATGACTCTGAACAACATTCAGACGGGGTTGCCGGGTGTTTTCCAGGCTATGACCAGCTTTTCTTCCTTGATGACAGAGGCCCTTGAGGCTGTATGCACCAGTTCTTATTCTATTAAGTAG
- the LOC132064137 gene encoding serine/threonine-protein kinase D6PK: MERIPEVRQQPRQFPIEAKVTHNFSTSKKEVDIKCNVQGFRDFSLAVPVQTWKGKTSYQEEAELMVDNGTIKRSDDSLEDSGSTSFHGASHPPEPVDTDLMRPVYVPIGQNKADGKCLVKNMSLKGPFLDDLSIRVPNVKPSPSFLSPAESLVEEPNDLGVISSPFTVPRPSQNTETSLPPDSEEKECVWDASLPPSPLSSIDSTSVVRDMSIVNSCTSTYRSDGLMSDGMLSVDRNYESTKGSIRGDSLESGKTSLSRASDSSGLSDDSNWSNMTGSANKPHKGNDPRWKAILAIRARDGILGMSHFRLLKRLGCGDIGSVYLSELSGTRCYFAMKVMDKASLASRKKLSRAQTEREILQLLDHPFLPTLYTHFETDRFSCLVMEYCPGGDLHTLRQRQPGKHFSEYAARFYAAEVILALEYLHMLGVVYRDLKPENVLVRDDGHIMLSDFDLSLRCAVSPTLIRTSSDDPSKRGAAFCVQPACIEPTTVCMQPACFLPRLFPQKSKKKSPKPRSDSGFPGNTMPELVAEPTSARSMSFVGTHEYLAPEIIKGEGHGSAVDWWTFGIFLHELLYGKTPFKGSGNRATLFNVVGQQLRFPDSPATSYASRDLIRGLLVKEPQNRLGVKRGATEIKQHPFFEGVNWALIRCSTPPEVPRPVEPESPAKYGQVNPVGVGNTSKRMVGTDAKSGGKYLDFEFF; encoded by the exons ATGGAAAGGATACCTGAAGTTAGACAACAACCAAGGCAGTTCCCTATAGAGGCTAAGGTGACACATAATTTCTCAACCTCCAAGAAGGAGGTCGATATTAAATGCAACGTGCAGGGTTTTCGAGATTTCAGCTTGGCTGTTCCAGTACAAACATGGAAAGGAAAGACCTCGTATCAGGAGGAAGCGGAACTCATGGTCGATAATGGTACAATCAAGCGTAGCGATGATTCACTTGAGGATAGTGGCTCTACTTCATTTCATGGGGCGAGTCATCCTCCAGAACCTGTTGATACAGACCTAATGAGACCAGTTTATGTACCAATTGGTCAGAACAAAGCAGATGGGAAATGCCTTGTGAAAAACATGTCTTTGAAGGGTCCTTTCTTAGACGATCTTTCAATCCGGGTTCCTAATGTGAAACCAAGCCCGTCTTTTCTTTCACCTGCAGAGAGCTTGGTTGAAGAGCCAAATGATCTAGGTGTAATCTCCTCCCCATTTACAGTTCCTCGTCCTTCTCAAAACACAGAAACAAGTCTGCCTCCTGATTCCGAAGAGAAGGAATGTGTTTGGGATGCATCGCTGCCTCCAAGTCCACTTAGTAGCATTGATAGTACTAGTGTTGTGAGAGATATGAGTATTGTCAACAGTTGCACAAGCACGTATAGGAGTGATGGGCTCATGAGCGATGGCATGCTTAGTGTGGACAGAAACTATGAGAGCACAAAAGGGAGCATTCGAGGGGATTCACTCGAAAGTGGTAAAACTAGCCTTAGCAGAGCAAGTGACAGTAGTGGACTTAGTGATGATAGTAATTGGAGTAACATGACTGGCAGTGCCAATAAGCCTCACAAAGGAAATGATCCTAGATGGAAggctattctcgcaatccgggCACGTGATGGTATATTAGGCATGAGCCACTTTAGGTTACTCAAAAGACTTGGTTGTGGAGACATTGGAAGTGTTTATCTTTCTGAGCTTAGCGGGACTCGCTGCTATTTTGCAATGAAAGTGATGGATAAGGCATCGCTTGCAAGCAGGAAGAAATTGAGCCGTGCTCAGACAGAAAGAGAAATCCTGCAGTTATTAGACCATCCATTCTTGCCCACATTGTACACTCATTTTGAGACCGACCGCTTCTCATGTTTGGTCATGGAATATTGTCCTGGAGGAGATCTGCATACTCTACGACAGCGACAACCTGGGAAGCATTTTTCAGAATATGCTGCAAG GTTTTATGCAGCAGAAGTTATATTGGCACTTGAATATCTACACATGCTTGGTGTAGTGTACAGGGACTTAAAACCTGAAAATGTTCTTGTGCGTGATGATGGCCACATTATGCTTTCAGATTTTGACTTATCCCTGAGATGTGCAGTTTCACCCACGCTCATAAGGACCTCATCTGATGATCCTTCTAAACGAGGAGCTGCATTCTGTGTGCAGCCAGCCTGTATTGAGCCCACAACTGTATGCATGCAACCAGCATGCTTCCTTCCCCGTTTATTTCCTcaaaagagcaagaaaaaatCACCTAAGCCTCGATCTGATTCTGGGTTTCCAGGTAATACAATGCCTGAGCTAGTTGCGGAACCTACTTCAGCTCGGTCAATGTCATTTGTTGGGACTCATGAATATTTGGCCCCCGAGATTATCAAGGGAGAAGGCCATGGCAGTGCGGTTGATTGGTGGACATTTGGTATTTTCCTGCATGAACTACTATATGGAAAGACCCCCTTCAAGGGATCAGGAAACAGGGCAACTCTTTTCAATGTAGTCGGCCAACAGCTTAGATTTCCAGATTCCCCTGCAACCAGTTATGCCAGCCGTGATCTGATACGCGGCTTGCTTGTTAAAGAGCCTCAAAACCGGCTTGGGGTGAAACGAGGAGCTACTGAGATCAAGCAGCATCCTTTCTTTGAAGGTGTTAATTGGGCTCTGATACGTTGCAGTACACCACCCGAAGTGCCAAGACCCGTGGAGCCGGAGTCCCCTGCAAAGTATGGGCAAGTGAATCCTGTTGGGGTTGGCAATACCAGTAAAAGAATGGTAGGGACAGATGCAAAGTCTGGGGGTAAATATCTTGACTTTGAGTTCTTTTAG